A genomic window from Salvia miltiorrhiza cultivar Shanhuang (shh) chromosome 5, IMPLAD_Smil_shh, whole genome shotgun sequence includes:
- the LOC130985177 gene encoding 50S ribosomal protein HLP, mitochondrial yields the protein MAFRFGRSILRGLSSNALGASRPSSQLADMGFLSQQTRTFIQMRTNLKVVDNSGAKRVMCIQALKGKKGARLGDVIVASVKEAHVGGKVKKGDVHYAVVVRAAMPRGRCDGSEVKFDDNAVVLINKQGEPIGTRVFGPVPHELRKKKHLKILSLAEQIA from the exons ATGGCTTTCCGGT TTGGTCGTTCAATTCTGCGTGGTCTCAGCAGCAATGCTCTTGGGGCGAGCAGGCCATCTTCCCAATTGGCAGATATGGGGTTCTTATCTCAA CAAACAAGGACATTCATACAGATGAGGACCAACCTTAAAGTGGTGGACAATTCTGGGGCTAAAAGAGTGATGTGCATACAAGCATTGAAGGGGAAAAAAGGAGCTAGATTGGGGGATGTAATAGTAGCATCGGTCAAGGAAGCACACGTTGGTGGGAAAGTGAAGAAAGGAGATGTTCACTATGCTGTTGTAGTTCGTGCTGCAATGCCACGGGGCCGTTGTGATGGGAGTGAAGTCAAGTTTGACGACAATGCTGTTGTACTCATCAACAAGCAAGGCGAGCCAATCGGCACCAGAGTGTTTGGACCTGTTCCTCATGAGTTGAGGAAAAAGAAGCATCTCAAGATTCTCAGTCTTGCCGAGCAAATTGCCTAA
- the LOC130985175 gene encoding probable inositol transporter 2 encodes MEGGIHSGVADTSAFGDCLSLASKNPFVLRLAFSAGIGGLLFGYDTGVISGALLYIRDDFTSVDRKTVLQEAIVSMAVAGAILGAAVGGWLNDKYGRRSALLVADFLFFVGAVLMAAAPNPAVLIVGRVFVGLGVGIASMTSPLYISEASPAKIRGALVSTNGFLITGGQFLSYLINLAFTKAPGTWRWMLGVAGLPALLQFILMLLLPESPRWLYRKGREDEAEAILRRIYSPEQVRVEMRNLKESIEKEAVEDSSSEKISMVKLLQTTTVRRGLVAGVGLQVFQQFVGINTVMYYSPTIVQLAGFASNRTALLLSLVTAGMNAFGSVVSIYFIDRTGRKKLLIISLCGVIVSLGLLAAVFHETASHSPAVSAAETSSFAPYTCPDYRSAGAAPAWNCMKCLKAESPSCGFCASSKDKMLPGACLLSNNTVRDDVCHGEGKAWYTRGCPSSFGWLALVGLSLYILFFSPGMGTVPWIVNSEIYPLRFRGICGGIAATANWISNLIVAQSFLSLTEAIGTSWTFLLFGVVSIVALLFVLVCVPETKGLPIEEVEKMLESRALQLKFWERRSDTLKKNLQV; translated from the exons ATGGAAGGAGGTATACACAGCGGCGTAGCAGACACCTCGGCTTTCGGAGACTGCTTGTCGCTCGCATCCAAGAATCCTTTTGTTCTTCGCCTCGCTTTCTCCGCCGGCATTGGCGGCCTCCTCTTCGGCTACGACACAG GGGTGATATCAGGGGCTCTTCTTTATATCAGAGATGACTTCACCTCTGTTGATAGAAAAACCGTGCTGCAG GAAGCAATAGTGAGCATGGCCGTAGCAGGAGCCATCCTGGGCGCGGCCGTCGGCGGCTGGTTGAACGACAAATACGGGCGGCGGAGCGCTCTCCTAGTCGCGGACTTCCTCTTCTTCGTCGGAGCCGTTCTCATGGCTGCAGCCCCGAATCCTGCCGTCCTCATCGTCGGGAGAGTGTTCGTCGGCCTTGGCGTCGGAATAGCTTCCATGACCTCGCCACTCTACATCTCAGAGGCGTCTCCGGCGAAGATCAGAGGCGCCCTCGTCAGCACCAACGGATTTCTCATCACCGGCGGCCAGTTCCTCTCTTACCTCATCAACCTCGCTTTCACCAAG GCGCCCGGGACATGGCGATGGATGCTCGGAGTGGCCGGATTGCCGGCTCTGCTGCAGTTCATACTGATGCTGCTCCTCCCCGAATCGCCCCGTTGGCTTTACAGAAAG GGGAGAGAAGATGAAGCTGAAGCGATACTGAGAAGGATATACTCGCCCGAGCAAGTTCGTGTTGAGATGCGAAACCTCAAGGAGTCGATTGAGAAAGAGGCGGTTGAGGACTCGTCGTCTGAGAAGATCAGTATGGTGAAGCTGCTGCAGACGACGACAGTTCGAAGAGGGCTCGTGGCCGGAGTAGGGCTTCAGGTGTTCCAGCAGTTTGTGGGCATAAACACGGTCATGTACTACAGCCCCACCATAGTTCAGCTGGCTGGCTTTGCATCGAACCGGACAGCGCTCCTGCTGTCGCTCGTCACCGCAGGGATGAACGCGTTTGGCTCCGTTGTCAGCATATACTTCATCGACAGAACAGGAAGGAAGAAGCTGCTCATCATAAGTTTATGTGGCGTTATCGTGTCACTCGGCCTCCTAGCAGCAGTGTTTCATGAGACGGCATCACATTCACCGGCGGTCAGTGCAGCAGAGACGTCCAGCTTTGCTCCGTACACCTGCCCCGACTATCGGTCAGCAGGGGCGGCCCCTGCGTGGAACTGCATGAAGTGCTTGAAAGCAGAATCTCCAAGCTGTGGATTCTGTGCATCATCTAAGGACAAG ATGCTTCCCGGAGCATGTTTGCTGTCGAACAACACGGTCAGGGACGACGTCTGCCATGGAGAAGGCAAGGCATGGTACACGAGGGGATGCCCGAGCAGCTTTGGATGGCTAGCCCTAGTTGGACTATCCCTGTACATCTTATTCTTCTCCCCTGGAATGGGCACAGTTCCATGGATTGTGAACTCTGAAATATACCCTTTACGGTTTCGTGGCATCTGTGGAGGCATTGCTGCAACGGCAAACTGGATATCTAACCTGATTGTCGCGCAGTCTTTTCTATCCTTAACAGAAGCAATCGGCACTTCTTGGACATTCCTTTTGTTTGGAGTTGTTTCAATCGTAGCTCTGCTCTTTGTGCTGGTTTGCGTGCCTGAAACAAAGGGCCTCCCCATTGAGGAAGTCGAGAAGATGCTGGAGAGTAGAGCTCTACAGTTGAAATTCTGGGAGAGAAGGTCTGATACACTGAAGAAAAACCTGCAAGTATGA